Proteins co-encoded in one Desulfitobacterium hafniense DCB-2 genomic window:
- a CDS encoding MerR family transcriptional regulator, with protein MLRPSKVVIILLDEEKGLYSIGTVAELIEEHPETLRVWERNGLIHPNRDKYQRKYSNNDLLRLKFIKYLMNEKGLNIAGVKQITSMYSCWYNRNCKGGGMRSSTIPINESKPCWKIEGTYCFIASDKSELCSTCEMLKTCASSSDCK; from the coding sequence ATGTTAAGGCCGTCAAAGGTGGTGATAATTTTGCTGGATGAAGAAAAGGGCCTTTACAGCATTGGTACCGTAGCCGAGCTAATCGAGGAGCATCCTGAAACTCTAAGAGTATGGGAGAGAAATGGTTTAATTCACCCTAATCGGGATAAGTACCAAAGAAAATATTCCAATAACGACCTCTTGCGTTTAAAATTTATTAAGTATCTTATGAATGAAAAAGGATTGAACATCGCTGGGGTTAAGCAGATCACTTCTATGTATTCCTGCTGGTACAACCGCAATTGTAAAGGTGGCGGGATGAGAAGCAGCACCATACCTATTAATGAATCCAAACCTTGCTGGAAAATTGAAGGGACTTATTGTTTTATAGCTAGTGATAAAAGTGAGCTTTGCAGTACTTGTGAAATGTTAAAGACTTGCGCTAGCTCTTCAGATTGCAAATAG
- a CDS encoding ammonia-forming cytochrome c nitrite reductase subunit c552, producing MRKGKILIGLLAAMIISIVAVGCSSKTSQPVAFRAEIAPGTLSVDEYAKYYPKQYDTFMKTAEMSNEGSKYGGSEEFDKLTQWPFLKEIFAGYGFAIEYNEDRGHNYTIEDVTKIKRINEKSIASCWTCKSANVAGVVEEMGDAYYGANFHDLKGKMTEGITCANCHDPQTMNLVITQPPLRDTLTRLGKDPDKLTTQELRTMVCAQCHVEYYFAGDKKIVTFPWDKGLTPTDVLEYYEEKDFSDWTHAKAGVREIKAQHPEYETFMGSTHAEAGLSCADCHMPYTMNGGEKISSHWWTSPLKHMNESCLTCHREGEEALKERVFYTQDKVADMMAKVGNVTVEALEAIAEADAKGGNQDALKEARALQRKGQFLVDWVGAENSMGFHNPQLIMETLNTSMDYAYQAINKATESITGVAAPKWDVEAPKTNTETMKVLHDKENAPKS from the coding sequence GTGAGAAAAGGTAAAATACTCATAGGATTGCTGGCTGCAATGATCATCAGCATAGTTGCCGTTGGCTGCTCATCGAAAACCTCGCAGCCCGTTGCTTTTCGGGCTGAAATCGCTCCTGGAACCTTATCTGTCGACGAGTACGCCAAGTATTATCCTAAACAATACGATACATTCATGAAAACTGCAGAAATGTCCAATGAAGGCAGCAAATATGGCGGTTCCGAAGAATTTGATAAGCTGACCCAGTGGCCCTTTTTAAAAGAGATTTTCGCCGGTTATGGATTTGCTATTGAATACAATGAAGATCGTGGCCATAACTACACCATTGAAGATGTCACCAAAATCAAACGAATTAATGAAAAAAGCATTGCATCTTGCTGGACCTGCAAATCGGCTAATGTAGCCGGTGTTGTCGAAGAGATGGGCGATGCCTATTATGGAGCTAATTTCCATGATCTGAAGGGTAAAATGACAGAAGGCATTACTTGCGCCAATTGTCATGATCCTCAGACTATGAATTTGGTCATTACCCAGCCACCCTTGCGGGATACTCTCACCCGCTTGGGCAAAGATCCGGACAAGTTGACCACTCAAGAACTTCGCACCATGGTGTGTGCACAATGCCATGTTGAATACTATTTCGCTGGCGATAAGAAAATTGTCACCTTCCCTTGGGATAAGGGCCTTACCCCCACTGACGTCCTGGAATATTATGAAGAAAAAGATTTCTCCGACTGGACACATGCGAAAGCCGGTGTGCGCGAAATCAAGGCTCAGCATCCTGAATATGAAACCTTTATGGGCAGTACCCACGCCGAAGCCGGTTTATCCTGTGCAGACTGCCATATGCCTTACACTATGAACGGCGGCGAAAAGATCTCCTCGCACTGGTGGACCAGCCCTCTTAAGCATATGAATGAGAGCTGCCTGACTTGCCATAGAGAAGGGGAGGAAGCGCTTAAAGAAAGAGTATTCTATACTCAGGACAAAGTTGCCGATATGATGGCTAAAGTAGGGAATGTCACTGTAGAAGCACTTGAAGCCATTGCTGAAGCCGACGCTAAAGGTGGAAACCAAGATGCTCTTAAAGAAGCCCGTGCCTTGCAGCGTAAAGGTCAATTCCTGGTGGATTGGGTTGGAGCAGAAAACTCCATGGGCTTCCATAATCCTCAGTTAATCATGGAAACCCTGAATACCTCCATGGACTATGCTTATCAGGCTATCAATAAGGCTACCGAGTCTATAACCGGTGTCGCAGCTCCTAAATGGGATGTAGAGGCTCCCAAAACCAACACAGAAACCATGAAAGTGTTACATGACAAGGAAAACGCCCCTAAGTCATAA
- the nrfH gene encoding cytochrome c nitrite reductase small subunit has translation MNSGVEQEKTGVPGGRRKKIPKLYLIVGLFIGLFAILIIGVQGVHALTKDSSYCVSCHVMEPVYGTWSHSSHREIAGCNDCHTDQTNYVTKSYTKITAGVQHLYHNTFSDLPDSIRIKDGSTELVQDNCLRCHEDVVRNVNMDSSRRCFDCHRYTPHSNYR, from the coding sequence ATGAATAGCGGAGTGGAGCAAGAAAAAACCGGTGTCCCAGGCGGAAGAAGGAAAAAAATCCCTAAACTGTATCTCATCGTAGGCCTTTTTATAGGATTGTTCGCCATACTTATTATTGGAGTACAAGGAGTGCATGCCTTAACAAAAGATTCAAGTTATTGTGTCTCTTGTCATGTTATGGAACCTGTTTATGGAACTTGGAGCCATTCATCCCACCGGGAAATAGCCGGTTGTAACGATTGTCATACGGATCAAACCAATTATGTAACCAAGAGCTATACCAAGATTACGGCAGGGGTTCAACACCTTTACCACAATACCTTCAGTGATCTGCCCGACAGTATTCGCATTAAAGATGGGAGTACGGAGCTGGTGCAGGATAACTGCTTAAGATGCCATGAGGACGTGGTAAGGAATGTCAATATGGATTCCAGCCGACGATGTTTTGATTGTCACCGCTATACCCCTCATAGCAACTATCGATAG
- a CDS encoding YibE/F family protein: MDRREVRKGRVIQKKSKLELLIYIATIIFSVLFLFIGNSVATKGLTVFNGDDFGETVVKAKIEAITDRISDDYSLAGDTTMVKNVQVTFEATLLDGEEKGERVTGTQIIDGMLNIGTPEVEQGDKVLLVAYEGQPEMEWQFMEFVRTDKLLIFGLLFILALLVFGGIKGLNTILSLVFTCAAIFMVFIPAILSGKNIYLSAIVICLYTIVATYLIINGFNKKTLTAILGCFGGILVSGILTIIVNRVLELTGYVDEESIYLTYISTGTPIDLKAIIFAAILIGALGAIMDVSMSISSSLWEVKEKSGATSFNTLFRSGMNIGRDVMGTMANTLILAYIGSSLSIVLLLSAYSTSLIYLLNREMIVVEILQALVGSFGILFAMPLTSFICAIIYKENSERIHDEPSVKIE, encoded by the coding sequence ATGGATAGAAGAGAAGTACGAAAAGGGAGAGTTATACAAAAGAAAAGCAAATTAGAGCTGCTGATTTACATAGCGACGATTATCTTTTCTGTATTATTTCTTTTTATCGGCAATAGTGTTGCGACTAAAGGGTTAACCGTTTTCAACGGTGACGATTTCGGTGAGACGGTTGTCAAGGCAAAGATTGAAGCGATTACGGACAGAATCTCAGACGATTACAGCCTTGCCGGTGATACCACCATGGTTAAAAATGTTCAGGTGACCTTTGAAGCAACTCTGCTCGATGGCGAAGAAAAAGGGGAAAGGGTAACGGGGACTCAGATCATCGACGGCATGCTTAATATAGGCACACCGGAAGTTGAGCAGGGCGACAAGGTTTTGCTTGTCGCTTATGAAGGTCAGCCGGAAATGGAATGGCAGTTCATGGAATTTGTCAGAACGGATAAACTTCTCATTTTCGGCCTTCTTTTTATCCTCGCGTTGTTAGTGTTCGGCGGTATCAAAGGGCTGAACACCATACTTTCCCTTGTTTTTACCTGTGCCGCCATTTTTATGGTGTTCATTCCAGCCATTCTTTCCGGGAAGAATATTTATTTATCAGCCATAGTGATCTGCTTGTATACGATTGTTGCCACCTATCTGATTATCAATGGGTTTAACAAAAAAACCCTCACAGCCATTCTGGGCTGCTTTGGCGGAATCCTTGTATCCGGAATATTAACCATTATTGTCAATAGGGTTCTTGAGTTAACAGGATATGTAGATGAGGAATCCATTTATTTGACCTATATATCAACCGGGACGCCCATAGATTTAAAGGCCATTATTTTTGCGGCAATCCTCATCGGTGCTTTAGGTGCAATAATGGACGTTTCAATGTCAATATCATCATCTCTTTGGGAAGTGAAAGAAAAGTCAGGAGCTACTTCTTTCAATACTTTATTCAGATCGGGAATGAATATCGGACGGGACGTCATGGGAACGATGGCCAATACCCTTATTCTTGCCTACATAGGAAGTTCTCTTTCCATTGTATTGCTGCTCAGCGCGTACAGTACATCTTTAATATATCTCCTGAACCGGGAAATGATTGTTGTAGAAATTCTGCAGGCGCTGGTAGGCAGCTTTGGGATCTTGTTTGCCATGCCCCTCACTTCCTTTATCTGTGCGATAATATATAAAGAAAACAGTGAACGGATTCATGATGAACCAAGTGTTAAAATCGAATAG
- a CDS encoding FAD-binding protein encodes MYDVLIIGAGPAGSSLARLIGDKYKVLLIDKRDLANENPHNLAGKCCGGLLAPDAQKMIAKLGLGIPKDILVNPQLFAVRTIDLTNNLERLYQRFYLNMDREKFDRWLVSILPKKVDKKFNAVFKDFVEIPGGYEVKYIHNGQEISAKTRVIIGADGAFSKLRRFLNQDINGPEKYIAIQEWYECPHHVPYFTAIFDEEISDFYSWIIPKENYLLLGSALKPKEKAREKYELLKTKLTQRGFNFDNKIRTEGAYLYRPKKVSQFYAGRDSIALVGEAAGGISPSSAEGISYALKSSAYLAQSLEEGIDGFLDRYKLKVKGIKLNLLLKNLKSPAMYNPLLRQLAMKSGLQSIDRTE; translated from the coding sequence ATGTATGATGTTCTTATAATAGGGGCGGGACCGGCAGGGTCTAGTCTTGCGCGGTTAATTGGTGACAAATATAAGGTTTTATTAATAGATAAACGGGATTTGGCCAATGAGAATCCCCACAATCTTGCCGGAAAATGCTGCGGAGGATTATTAGCCCCTGATGCCCAGAAAATGATTGCAAAGCTGGGCTTAGGAATACCTAAAGATATTCTGGTTAATCCGCAGCTTTTTGCTGTAAGAACCATTGATTTAACAAATAACCTGGAGAGACTCTATCAGAGATTCTATCTGAATATGGATAGGGAGAAATTTGATAGATGGTTGGTTTCTATACTTCCGAAAAAAGTTGATAAAAAGTTTAATGCAGTTTTTAAAGACTTTGTTGAAATACCGGGCGGATATGAGGTTAAGTATATTCATAATGGACAAGAAATATCGGCAAAGACAAGAGTTATTATAGGTGCTGATGGGGCCTTTTCAAAGTTAAGAAGGTTTCTTAATCAAGATATCAATGGTCCTGAAAAGTACATTGCAATTCAGGAATGGTATGAATGTCCCCATCATGTCCCCTATTTTACAGCAATTTTTGATGAAGAAATAAGTGATTTTTACTCTTGGATCATACCAAAGGAGAATTATCTGTTATTAGGTTCGGCCCTTAAACCTAAGGAGAAGGCCAGGGAAAAGTATGAACTGTTAAAAACAAAACTAACCCAGCGGGGCTTTAATTTTGATAACAAAATAAGGACAGAGGGCGCATATCTCTATAGGCCGAAAAAGGTATCACAGTTTTATGCCGGCAGGGATAGCATAGCCCTGGTGGGAGAAGCGGCAGGTGGGATTAGCCCCAGCTCTGCAGAAGGAATCAGCTACGCATTAAAGAGCTCTGCATATTTAGCTCAGAGTCTTGAAGAGGGAATCGATGGATTTCTGGATAGATATAAACTTAAGGTAAAGGGTATCAAATTAAATCTGCTGCTTAAAAATTTAAAATCCCCGGCTATGTATAATCCATTGCTCAGACAGTTGGCTATGAAATCAGGTCTGCAAAGTATTGATAGGACAGAGTAA
- a CDS encoding helix-turn-helix domain-containing protein, whose translation MAIVINIDVMLAKRKMSVTELTEKVGITMANLSILKNGKAKAIRFSTLEAICKALECQPGDILEYRKDS comes from the coding sequence ATGGCGATTGTAATCAATATTGATGTCATGTTGGCGAAAAGAAAAATGAGTGTAACAGAGCTTACAGAGAAGGTTGGTATAACCATGGCGAATCTTTCTATATTGAAAAATGGCAAGGCAAAAGCCATAAGGTTTTCAACTTTGGAAGCAATATGTAAAGCCTTGGAATGTCAACCGGGTGATATTCTGGAATATAGAAAGGATAGTTAA
- a CDS encoding DUF2975 domain-containing protein yields MKGTTLFLKIAVLLIGIPVLALCIFWLPSLADYLPNLVLIGVYAAAVVFFFALYQALKLLSYIDQNKAFSELSVSALKNIKNCAITISIIYAAILPLLIPLAEADDAPGLAAFPCIIIFGASVIAVFAAVLQRLLKEAIDIKSENDLTV; encoded by the coding sequence ATGAAAGGAACAACACTTTTTTTAAAGATAGCTGTGCTCCTTATTGGAATTCCGGTTCTGGCTCTGTGTATATTCTGGTTGCCTTCACTTGCAGATTATTTGCCTAATCTTGTTTTAATCGGTGTGTATGCGGCAGCGGTAGTGTTCTTCTTTGCTCTGTATCAGGCTTTAAAACTTTTAAGCTATATTGATCAGAACAAAGCGTTCTCGGAACTATCCGTATCTGCTTTAAAAAATATAAAGAACTGTGCCATCACGATCAGTATTATCTATGCTGCAATCCTGCCTCTCCTAATACCCCTAGCTGAGGCAGACGACGCCCCGGGCCTGGCAGCATTCCCCTGCATCATTATTTTCGGTGCTTCTGTGATTGCAGTCTTTGCTGCCGTTCTGCAAAGGCTTTTAAAAGAAGCTATAGACATAAAATCTGAAAATGATTTAACTGTCTGA